The sequence below is a genomic window from Pleurocapsa sp. PCC 7327.
GCTATCAACCAGTTTTCTATTATCGAGCTAGAAAGCTATCAGGCAGAGTTTCAAAACGTCTCTGATGAAAAAGCGATCGGAGAGGCTTGTCCTCTCTATTTGTATCATGCTAAAGCACCAGAACGCATTTATTCTTATATTCCTCATGTGCGTTTAATTGCTATTCTTCGCCATCCAGTCGATCGCGCCTATGCCAATTTTCTCCATATTATTCGTGACGATCGCGAACCTTGTCGAGATTTTGCTCAAGCATTGCAGCAGGAAAAGAAACGCATTGAAGACAATTGGGAATGGTTTTGGCATTATATTCAACTCGGTTACTACTCCATACAACTTAAACGCTATTATGACATCTTCGATCGCGAGCAAATCCGAGTCTATTTATACGAAGATTTATGTCAAAATCCTTTGGCTTTAATACAAGATATTTTTTGCTTTCTTGGAGTAGATAAAACTTTTGTTCCTGATATAAGTATTCGCCCCAATAAATCGGGAATACCTAAAAACTTACTCGTTCATAAATTGCTTACAAAACCCAATCCTATCAAATCTATTCTCAAACCATTATTTCCCTCTCAACTTCGTCAAAAAATTCAACATCAGAATTTAAAAACGCCTAAAATTTCTTCAGAAACAAAGGTATTTTTAACCAATCTTTATCGCGAAGATATTCTTAAATGCCAAGATTTAATCGATCGCGATCTTTCGGGGTGGCTAAATTAAAAATTTCGATGAAACCTAAAATTTTACATCTTATTGGTGATAAACGTTCGGGTGGATCGAATCGACTGGTTAAACAGCTAGTCGAATCAAAATTGCGCGAAAATTTTGACTTTTTGGTATTTAGGCTAGAAGAAGCAAAACCTCAATTAAAAAATCTCAAACCAGATATCATCATTTTTCACTATCCCTGTGCTTGGAAATATCTTTTAGATCTTTTTCTACTCAAAAAATACAGTAAAGTTTTTATTTACGATCACCACTATTGCGAAGGATTTGAACGAGAACAAGTGCCTTCGCTTTTTCGCTTTCATCTCATGCTGCGGCTAGCATATGGTTTAGTCGATGGAGTGTTGTGCGTTTCTCAAGCACAGCATCAGTGGATGTTAGCTCGTCGATTAGTCTCTCCAGAAAAAGTGAGGGTGATTTCACCTGCTTCTGCAATGGATGAGATGTTAACAATTCCCTCAAAAATGCCCAGTTGCCCTTTGATAATCGGTGCTTATGGACGATTTGCCAAACAAAAAGGATTCGATCTATTACTGAAAGCATTTGCACTGCTTCCGCCAGAACAATTTCAGTTGCATTTAGGCGGATATGGACCCGATGAAGAGCAAATTAAAGAATTAGCTAGAGAATTGCCCCATGTCAAATTATTAGGAACCATTACTGACGTTCCTGCCTTTCTTGCCGCTTGCGACGCGATCGCGATTCCTTCTCGCTGGGAACCTTGGGGATTAACTTGTTTAGAAGCAAAAGCCGCCGGAAAACCCGTAATTGCTACTGCGGTTGATGGGTTGTGCGAGCAAGTTCGAGACTGCGGGGTATTAGTACCTGCCAACAATGTAGAAAAGTTAGCGGATGCGATCGCATCTTTACCCGAATATAATTTAGAAGCTTGGGGAAAGACAGGGAGAAATTCAGTCATTAATGCTTGGGAAGAATTTTGCGATCGCACCCAAGAATTTTTTATTTGGGTAAGATGAGGTTAACCAATCCCAAGTAATTCATTAACACCACTAGGGTAAGCATCGCATAACTAACTATCAGCTTCGCCATTACGGCAGTCATCACAGGACCTACTCCCAGTTGGCGGAGCGAACGCAAATTAATGTTTAACCCTACACCAGCAAAGGCAAGTAAAAAAGCCCAGCGCGATAGATTTCCCAGACTGACGAGTTGCTCCTTACTAAAAGCACCAAATGTTCCTAAAAGAGAGATGAGAAGGAACGCTAGCACGAACTTGGGAAACTTTTGCCACAGAAAAGAGCGTTTGTTCTCAATATTTGATGCCTGTCCCCGCCTCGCCCAAAAGAGAGTAAAACCAAGAACGACAAAACCGATTGCTGCATTGCGAGCCGTCTTCACCAACATAGCAATCTGAGTAGCCCCTTCGGAATAGAGAGCGCTAACCGTAGCAGTTGTAGCCGTGTTTTCCACGACTAGACCAGTCCACAAGCCGAATAGAGGCGCTTCCAAATCACAGAAGTGCCCGATCGCGGGATAGACTAATAGTCCGACTGCTCCCAGTGCCAAGATAATGGCGATCGCAAAAGCTGCTTCGTCATCTTCGCTCTCAATCGCTCCTTTTCCAGCAACGATTGCCGAAACTCCGCAGATTGAAGAGCCGATAGCGAGTAGGCTAGCTAGCTTCGGTCCAATCCCAAAAAAACGACCGAGACCCATTGTAATAGCAATAGCTAAACATAACTCGAATGCAACCAGCACTAAGCTAACAGCACCAAGTTTGAGAATAT
It includes:
- a CDS encoding glycosyltransferase family 4 protein gives rise to the protein MKPKILHLIGDKRSGGSNRLVKQLVESKLRENFDFLVFRLEEAKPQLKNLKPDIIIFHYPCAWKYLLDLFLLKKYSKVFIYDHHYCEGFEREQVPSLFRFHLMLRLAYGLVDGVLCVSQAQHQWMLARRLVSPEKVRVISPASAMDEMLTIPSKMPSCPLIIGAYGRFAKQKGFDLLLKAFALLPPEQFQLHLGGYGPDEEQIKELARELPHVKLLGTITDVPAFLAACDAIAIPSRWEPWGLTCLEAKAAGKPVIATAVDGLCEQVRDCGVLVPANNVEKLADAIASLPEYNLEAWGKTGRNSVINAWEEFCDRTQEFFIWVR
- a CDS encoding YeiH family protein, coding for MAKTTSFAQNLSQLLPQFLWRRLPGVLLLFGLGYLGKLLEQFIKDYGKAHDLTLPDIEYVLWAILFGTIIVNTVGIPKIFRPGVATYEFWLRVGIALLGARFLLGDILKLGAVSLVLVAFELCLAIAITMGLGRFFGIGPKLASLLAIGSSICGVSAIVAGKGAIESEDDEAAFAIAIILALGAVGLLVYPAIGHFCDLEAPLFGLWTGLVVENTATTATVSALYSEGATQIAMLVKTARNAAIGFVVLGFTLFWARRGQASNIENKRSFLWQKFPKFVLAFLLISLLGTFGAFSKEQLVSLGNLSRWAFLLAFAGVGLNINLRSLRQLGVGPVMTAVMAKLIVSYAMLTLVVLMNYLGLVNLILPK
- a CDS encoding sulfotransferase; protein product: MTLPNFLIIGAAKAGTTALHTYLQQHPQIYMTPDKETNFFAFEGEHLNFQGPGDEAINQFSIIELESYQAEFQNVSDEKAIGEACPLYLYHAKAPERIYSYIPHVRLIAILRHPVDRAYANFLHIIRDDREPCRDFAQALQQEKKRIEDNWEWFWHYIQLGYYSIQLKRYYDIFDREQIRVYLYEDLCQNPLALIQDIFCFLGVDKTFVPDISIRPNKSGIPKNLLVHKLLTKPNPIKSILKPLFPSQLRQKIQHQNLKTPKISSETKVFLTNLYREDILKCQDLIDRDLSGWLN